A stretch of Vespula vulgaris chromosome 15, iyVesVulg1.1, whole genome shotgun sequence DNA encodes these proteins:
- the LOC127069289 gene encoding endophilin-A isoform X8, with product MAFAGLKKQINKANQYMTEKMGGAEGTKLDVDFVDMERKTDVTNELVEELQMKTKEFLQPNPTARAKMAAVKGISKLSGQAKASTYPQPEGVLGDCMLTYGKKLGEDSIFAQALIEMGDAMKQMADVKYSLDDNIKQNFLEPLHHLQTKDLKEVMHHRKKLQGRRLDFDCKRRRQAKDDEIRQAEEKFAESLHLAQMGMFNLLENDVSDGYVEQVAQLATFSEALLEYHQQCIDILRILTDKLLEKKEEAAIRPKMEFVPKTFADLHVEGLTTSDAMNGGNFSLHGASRAGSPVHGDGKRSQLELFPAGNPPQSANASPLPSPSKSPARTPMTRQPCCTALYDFEPENEGELGFKENDTITLIQKIDENWYEGSLNGRKGYFPVTYVQVVVPLP from the exons ATGGCGTTCGCTGGATTGAAGAAACAAATCAACAAAGCTAATCAG tatatGACGGAGAAGATGGGCGGCGCCGAGGGGACCAAGCTCGACGTCGACTTCGTTGATATGGAGAGG AAAACAGACGTGACCAACGAGTTGGTAGAAGAGTTAcaaatgaaaacgaaagaattccTTCAGCCGAATCCAACGGCAAGAGCGAAGATGGCGGCGGTCAAGGGCATTAGTAAACTCAGTGGCCAAGCAAAGGCCTCGACCTATCCTCAACCCGAAGGTGTTCTTGGCGATTGCATGCTTACATATGGCAAAAAACTAGGCGAGGATAGTATTTTCG CTCAGGCCCTTATTGAAATGGGTGATGCGATGAAGCAGATGGCCGACGTGAAATATTCCTTGGACGATAACATAAAGCAAAACTTTTTGGAACCTTTGCACCATCTGCAGACCAAGGATCTCAAGGAAGTTATG catCATCGGAAGAAACTTCAAGGAAGGCGATTGGACTTTGACTGCAAGCGAAGACGTCAAGCTAAAG ACGACGAGATTCGGCAGGCCGAAGAAAAGTTTGCCGAGAGTCTTCATCTTGCCCAAATGGGCATGTTCAATTTACTGGAGAACGATGTAAGTGATGGTTAT gtcGAACAAGTTGCTCAATTGGCGACATTCAGCGAAGCACTTTTAGAATATCATCAACAATGCATCGACATTTTGCGAATCCTAACTGATAAACTTTTGGAAAA gaaagaagaagcagcGATCAGACCAAAAATGGAATTCGTTCCTAAGACATTTGCTGATCTACACGTCGAAGGTTTAACAACTTCGGATGCCATGAACGGTGGGAACTTCTCCCTTCACG GAGCAAGTCGAGCCGGTTCTCCGGTCCATGGAGACGGGAAGCGTTCGCAGCTCGAACTATTCCCGGCCGGAAATCCGCCGCAATCTGCCAATG cTTCGCCATTGCCATCACCGAGCAAATCACCGGCTAGGACACCAATGACGAGACAACCATGTTGCACGGCTCTCTATGATTTTGAACCTGAGAATGAAGGAGAACTTGGATTCAAG gAAAACGATACCATCACCCTGATTCAAAAGATCGACGAGAATTGGTACGAAGGTAGCTTAAATGGACGCAAAGGATACTTCCCTGTGACTTACGTACAGGTCGTAGTACCGCTTCCCTAA
- the LOC127069289 gene encoding endophilin-A isoform X9 translates to MAFAGLKKQINKANQYMTEKMGGAEGTKLDVDFVDMERKTDVTNELVEELQMKTKEFLQPNPTARAKMAAVKGISKLSGQAKASTYPQPEGVLGDCMLTYGKKLGEDSIFAQALIEMGDAMKQMADVKYSLDDNIKQNFLEPLHHLQTKDLKEVMHHRKKLQGRRLDFDCKRRRQAKDDEIRQAEEKFAESLHLAQMGMFNLLENDVEQVAQLATFSEALLEYHQQCIDILRILTDKLLEKKEEAAIRPKMEFVPKTFADLHVEGLTTSDAMNGGNFSLHGASRAGSPVHGDGKRSQLELFPAGNPPQSANASPLPSPSKSPARTPMTRQPCCTALYDFEPENEGELGFKENDTITLIQKIDENWYEGSLNGRKGYFPVTYVQVVVPLP, encoded by the exons ATGGCGTTCGCTGGATTGAAGAAACAAATCAACAAAGCTAATCAG tatatGACGGAGAAGATGGGCGGCGCCGAGGGGACCAAGCTCGACGTCGACTTCGTTGATATGGAGAGG AAAACAGACGTGACCAACGAGTTGGTAGAAGAGTTAcaaatgaaaacgaaagaattccTTCAGCCGAATCCAACGGCAAGAGCGAAGATGGCGGCGGTCAAGGGCATTAGTAAACTCAGTGGCCAAGCAAAGGCCTCGACCTATCCTCAACCCGAAGGTGTTCTTGGCGATTGCATGCTTACATATGGCAAAAAACTAGGCGAGGATAGTATTTTCG CTCAGGCCCTTATTGAAATGGGTGATGCGATGAAGCAGATGGCCGACGTGAAATATTCCTTGGACGATAACATAAAGCAAAACTTTTTGGAACCTTTGCACCATCTGCAGACCAAGGATCTCAAGGAAGTTATG catCATCGGAAGAAACTTCAAGGAAGGCGATTGGACTTTGACTGCAAGCGAAGACGTCAAGCTAAAG ACGACGAGATTCGGCAGGCCGAAGAAAAGTTTGCCGAGAGTCTTCATCTTGCCCAAATGGGCATGTTCAATTTACTGGAGAACGAT gtcGAACAAGTTGCTCAATTGGCGACATTCAGCGAAGCACTTTTAGAATATCATCAACAATGCATCGACATTTTGCGAATCCTAACTGATAAACTTTTGGAAAA gaaagaagaagcagcGATCAGACCAAAAATGGAATTCGTTCCTAAGACATTTGCTGATCTACACGTCGAAGGTTTAACAACTTCGGATGCCATGAACGGTGGGAACTTCTCCCTTCACG GAGCAAGTCGAGCCGGTTCTCCGGTCCATGGAGACGGGAAGCGTTCGCAGCTCGAACTATTCCCGGCCGGAAATCCGCCGCAATCTGCCAATG cTTCGCCATTGCCATCACCGAGCAAATCACCGGCTAGGACACCAATGACGAGACAACCATGTTGCACGGCTCTCTATGATTTTGAACCTGAGAATGAAGGAGAACTTGGATTCAAG gAAAACGATACCATCACCCTGATTCAAAAGATCGACGAGAATTGGTACGAAGGTAGCTTAAATGGACGCAAAGGATACTTCCCTGTGACTTACGTACAGGTCGTAGTACCGCTTCCCTAA
- the LOC127069289 gene encoding endophilin-A isoform X4 produces MAFAGLKKQINKANQYMTEKMGGAEGTKLDVDFVDMERKTDVTNELVEELQMKTKEFLQPNPTARAKMAAVKGISKLSGQAKASTYPQPEGVLGDCMLTYGKKLGEDSIFAQALIEMGDAMKQMADVKYSLDDNIKQNFLEPLHHLQTKDLKEVMHHRKKLQGRRLDFDCKRRRQAKAVGKRSGSPHFGSPAKTAPYAGSHVSDDEIRQAEEKFAESLHLAQMGMFNLLENDVSDGYVEQVAQLATFSEALLEYHQQCIDILRILTDKLLEKKEEAAIRPKMEFVPKTFADLHVEGLTTSDAMNGASRAGSPVHGDGKRSQLELFPAGNPPQSANASPLPSPSKSPARTPMTRQPCCTALYDFEPENEGELGFKENDTITLIQKIDENWYEGSLNGRKGYFPVTYVQVVVPLP; encoded by the exons ATGGCGTTCGCTGGATTGAAGAAACAAATCAACAAAGCTAATCAG tatatGACGGAGAAGATGGGCGGCGCCGAGGGGACCAAGCTCGACGTCGACTTCGTTGATATGGAGAGG AAAACAGACGTGACCAACGAGTTGGTAGAAGAGTTAcaaatgaaaacgaaagaattccTTCAGCCGAATCCAACGGCAAGAGCGAAGATGGCGGCGGTCAAGGGCATTAGTAAACTCAGTGGCCAAGCAAAGGCCTCGACCTATCCTCAACCCGAAGGTGTTCTTGGCGATTGCATGCTTACATATGGCAAAAAACTAGGCGAGGATAGTATTTTCG CTCAGGCCCTTATTGAAATGGGTGATGCGATGAAGCAGATGGCCGACGTGAAATATTCCTTGGACGATAACATAAAGCAAAACTTTTTGGAACCTTTGCACCATCTGCAGACCAAGGATCTCAAGGAAGTTATG catCATCGGAAGAAACTTCAAGGAAGGCGATTGGACTTTGACTGCAAGCGAAGACGTCAAGCTAAAG CTGTGGGAAAGAGATCGGGAAGCCCACATTTTGGAAGTCCAGCAAAAACTGCACCCTACGCCG GTTCTCACGTTTCAGACGACGAGATTCGGCAGGCCGAAGAAAAGTTTGCCGAGAGTCTTCATCTTGCCCAAATGGGCATGTTCAATTTACTGGAGAACGATGTAAGTGATGGTTAT gtcGAACAAGTTGCTCAATTGGCGACATTCAGCGAAGCACTTTTAGAATATCATCAACAATGCATCGACATTTTGCGAATCCTAACTGATAAACTTTTGGAAAA gaaagaagaagcagcGATCAGACCAAAAATGGAATTCGTTCCTAAGACATTTGCTGATCTACACGTCGAAGGTTTAACAACTTCGGATGCCATGAACG GAGCAAGTCGAGCCGGTTCTCCGGTCCATGGAGACGGGAAGCGTTCGCAGCTCGAACTATTCCCGGCCGGAAATCCGCCGCAATCTGCCAATG cTTCGCCATTGCCATCACCGAGCAAATCACCGGCTAGGACACCAATGACGAGACAACCATGTTGCACGGCTCTCTATGATTTTGAACCTGAGAATGAAGGAGAACTTGGATTCAAG gAAAACGATACCATCACCCTGATTCAAAAGATCGACGAGAATTGGTACGAAGGTAGCTTAAATGGACGCAAAGGATACTTCCCTGTGACTTACGTACAGGTCGTAGTACCGCTTCCCTAA
- the LOC127069289 gene encoding endophilin-A isoform X10: protein MAFAGLKKQINKANQYMTEKMGGAEGTKLDVDFVDMERKTDVTNELVEELQMKTKEFLQPNPTARAKMAAVKGISKLSGQAKASTYPQPEGVLGDCMLTYGKKLGEDSIFAQALIEMGDAMKQMADVKYSLDDNIKQNFLEPLHHLQTKDLKEVMHHRKKLQGRRLDFDCKRRRQAKAVGKRSGSPHFGSPAKTAPYAGSHVSDDEIRQAEEKFAESLHLAQMGMFNLLENDVSDGYVEQVAQLATFSEALLEYHQQCIDILRILTDKLLEKKEEAAIRPKMEFVPKTFADLHVEGLTTSDAMNGGNFSLHASPLPSPSKSPARTPMTRQPCCTALYDFEPENEGELGFKENDTITLIQKIDENWYEGSLNGRKGYFPVTYVQVVVPLP from the exons ATGGCGTTCGCTGGATTGAAGAAACAAATCAACAAAGCTAATCAG tatatGACGGAGAAGATGGGCGGCGCCGAGGGGACCAAGCTCGACGTCGACTTCGTTGATATGGAGAGG AAAACAGACGTGACCAACGAGTTGGTAGAAGAGTTAcaaatgaaaacgaaagaattccTTCAGCCGAATCCAACGGCAAGAGCGAAGATGGCGGCGGTCAAGGGCATTAGTAAACTCAGTGGCCAAGCAAAGGCCTCGACCTATCCTCAACCCGAAGGTGTTCTTGGCGATTGCATGCTTACATATGGCAAAAAACTAGGCGAGGATAGTATTTTCG CTCAGGCCCTTATTGAAATGGGTGATGCGATGAAGCAGATGGCCGACGTGAAATATTCCTTGGACGATAACATAAAGCAAAACTTTTTGGAACCTTTGCACCATCTGCAGACCAAGGATCTCAAGGAAGTTATG catCATCGGAAGAAACTTCAAGGAAGGCGATTGGACTTTGACTGCAAGCGAAGACGTCAAGCTAAAG CTGTGGGAAAGAGATCGGGAAGCCCACATTTTGGAAGTCCAGCAAAAACTGCACCCTACGCCG GTTCTCACGTTTCAGACGACGAGATTCGGCAGGCCGAAGAAAAGTTTGCCGAGAGTCTTCATCTTGCCCAAATGGGCATGTTCAATTTACTGGAGAACGATGTAAGTGATGGTTAT gtcGAACAAGTTGCTCAATTGGCGACATTCAGCGAAGCACTTTTAGAATATCATCAACAATGCATCGACATTTTGCGAATCCTAACTGATAAACTTTTGGAAAA gaaagaagaagcagcGATCAGACCAAAAATGGAATTCGTTCCTAAGACATTTGCTGATCTACACGTCGAAGGTTTAACAACTTCGGATGCCATGAACGGTGGGAACTTCTCCCTTCACG cTTCGCCATTGCCATCACCGAGCAAATCACCGGCTAGGACACCAATGACGAGACAACCATGTTGCACGGCTCTCTATGATTTTGAACCTGAGAATGAAGGAGAACTTGGATTCAAG gAAAACGATACCATCACCCTGATTCAAAAGATCGACGAGAATTGGTACGAAGGTAGCTTAAATGGACGCAAAGGATACTTCCCTGTGACTTACGTACAGGTCGTAGTACCGCTTCCCTAA
- the LOC127069289 gene encoding endophilin-A isoform X5, translating to MAFAGLKKQINKANQYMTEKMGGAEGTKLDVDFVDMERKTDVTNELVEELQMKTKEFLQPNPTARAKMAAVKGISKLSGQAKASTYPQPEGVLGDCMLTYGKKLGEDSIFAQALIEMGDAMKQMADVKYSLDDNIKQNFLEPLHHLQTKDLKEVMHHRKKLQGRRLDFDCKRRRQAKAVGKRSGSPHFGSPAKTAPYADDEIRQAEEKFAESLHLAQMGMFNLLENDVEQVAQLATFSEALLEYHQQCIDILRILTDKLLEKKEEAAIRPKMEFVPKTFADLHVEGLTTSDAMNGGNFSLHGASRAGSPVHGDGKRSQLELFPAGNPPQSANASPLPSPSKSPARTPMTRQPCCTALYDFEPENEGELGFKENDTITLIQKIDENWYEGSLNGRKGYFPVTYVQVVVPLP from the exons ATGGCGTTCGCTGGATTGAAGAAACAAATCAACAAAGCTAATCAG tatatGACGGAGAAGATGGGCGGCGCCGAGGGGACCAAGCTCGACGTCGACTTCGTTGATATGGAGAGG AAAACAGACGTGACCAACGAGTTGGTAGAAGAGTTAcaaatgaaaacgaaagaattccTTCAGCCGAATCCAACGGCAAGAGCGAAGATGGCGGCGGTCAAGGGCATTAGTAAACTCAGTGGCCAAGCAAAGGCCTCGACCTATCCTCAACCCGAAGGTGTTCTTGGCGATTGCATGCTTACATATGGCAAAAAACTAGGCGAGGATAGTATTTTCG CTCAGGCCCTTATTGAAATGGGTGATGCGATGAAGCAGATGGCCGACGTGAAATATTCCTTGGACGATAACATAAAGCAAAACTTTTTGGAACCTTTGCACCATCTGCAGACCAAGGATCTCAAGGAAGTTATG catCATCGGAAGAAACTTCAAGGAAGGCGATTGGACTTTGACTGCAAGCGAAGACGTCAAGCTAAAG CTGTGGGAAAGAGATCGGGAAGCCCACATTTTGGAAGTCCAGCAAAAACTGCACCCTACGCCG ACGACGAGATTCGGCAGGCCGAAGAAAAGTTTGCCGAGAGTCTTCATCTTGCCCAAATGGGCATGTTCAATTTACTGGAGAACGAT gtcGAACAAGTTGCTCAATTGGCGACATTCAGCGAAGCACTTTTAGAATATCATCAACAATGCATCGACATTTTGCGAATCCTAACTGATAAACTTTTGGAAAA gaaagaagaagcagcGATCAGACCAAAAATGGAATTCGTTCCTAAGACATTTGCTGATCTACACGTCGAAGGTTTAACAACTTCGGATGCCATGAACGGTGGGAACTTCTCCCTTCACG GAGCAAGTCGAGCCGGTTCTCCGGTCCATGGAGACGGGAAGCGTTCGCAGCTCGAACTATTCCCGGCCGGAAATCCGCCGCAATCTGCCAATG cTTCGCCATTGCCATCACCGAGCAAATCACCGGCTAGGACACCAATGACGAGACAACCATGTTGCACGGCTCTCTATGATTTTGAACCTGAGAATGAAGGAGAACTTGGATTCAAG gAAAACGATACCATCACCCTGATTCAAAAGATCGACGAGAATTGGTACGAAGGTAGCTTAAATGGACGCAAAGGATACTTCCCTGTGACTTACGTACAGGTCGTAGTACCGCTTCCCTAA
- the LOC127069289 gene encoding endophilin-A isoform X7, with protein sequence MAFAGLKKQINKANQYMTEKMGGAEGTKLDVDFVDMERKTDVTNELVEELQMKTKEFLQPNPTARAKMAAVKGISKLSGQAKASTYPQPEGVLGDCMLTYGKKLGEDSIFAQALIEMGDAMKQMADVKYSLDDNIKQNFLEPLHHLQTKDLKEVMHHRKKLQGRRLDFDCKRRRQAKGSHVSDDEIRQAEEKFAESLHLAQMGMFNLLENDVEQVAQLATFSEALLEYHQQCIDILRILTDKLLEKKEEAAIRPKMEFVPKTFADLHVEGLTTSDAMNGGNFSLHGASRAGSPVHGDGKRSQLELFPAGNPPQSANASPLPSPSKSPARTPMTRQPCCTALYDFEPENEGELGFKENDTITLIQKIDENWYEGSLNGRKGYFPVTYVQVVVPLP encoded by the exons ATGGCGTTCGCTGGATTGAAGAAACAAATCAACAAAGCTAATCAG tatatGACGGAGAAGATGGGCGGCGCCGAGGGGACCAAGCTCGACGTCGACTTCGTTGATATGGAGAGG AAAACAGACGTGACCAACGAGTTGGTAGAAGAGTTAcaaatgaaaacgaaagaattccTTCAGCCGAATCCAACGGCAAGAGCGAAGATGGCGGCGGTCAAGGGCATTAGTAAACTCAGTGGCCAAGCAAAGGCCTCGACCTATCCTCAACCCGAAGGTGTTCTTGGCGATTGCATGCTTACATATGGCAAAAAACTAGGCGAGGATAGTATTTTCG CTCAGGCCCTTATTGAAATGGGTGATGCGATGAAGCAGATGGCCGACGTGAAATATTCCTTGGACGATAACATAAAGCAAAACTTTTTGGAACCTTTGCACCATCTGCAGACCAAGGATCTCAAGGAAGTTATG catCATCGGAAGAAACTTCAAGGAAGGCGATTGGACTTTGACTGCAAGCGAAGACGTCAAGCTAAAG GTTCTCACGTTTCAGACGACGAGATTCGGCAGGCCGAAGAAAAGTTTGCCGAGAGTCTTCATCTTGCCCAAATGGGCATGTTCAATTTACTGGAGAACGAT gtcGAACAAGTTGCTCAATTGGCGACATTCAGCGAAGCACTTTTAGAATATCATCAACAATGCATCGACATTTTGCGAATCCTAACTGATAAACTTTTGGAAAA gaaagaagaagcagcGATCAGACCAAAAATGGAATTCGTTCCTAAGACATTTGCTGATCTACACGTCGAAGGTTTAACAACTTCGGATGCCATGAACGGTGGGAACTTCTCCCTTCACG GAGCAAGTCGAGCCGGTTCTCCGGTCCATGGAGACGGGAAGCGTTCGCAGCTCGAACTATTCCCGGCCGGAAATCCGCCGCAATCTGCCAATG cTTCGCCATTGCCATCACCGAGCAAATCACCGGCTAGGACACCAATGACGAGACAACCATGTTGCACGGCTCTCTATGATTTTGAACCTGAGAATGAAGGAGAACTTGGATTCAAG gAAAACGATACCATCACCCTGATTCAAAAGATCGACGAGAATTGGTACGAAGGTAGCTTAAATGGACGCAAAGGATACTTCCCTGTGACTTACGTACAGGTCGTAGTACCGCTTCCCTAA
- the LOC127069289 gene encoding endophilin-A isoform X1, with product MAFAGLKKQINKANQYMTEKMGGAEGTKLDVDFVDMERKTDVTNELVEELQMKTKEFLQPNPTARAKMAAVKGISKLSGQAKASTYPQPEGVLGDCMLTYGKKLGEDSIFAQALIEMGDAMKQMADVKYSLDDNIKQNFLEPLHHLQTKDLKEVMHHRKKLQGRRLDFDCKRRRQAKAVGKRSGSPHFGSPAKTAPYAGSHVSDDEIRQAEEKFAESLHLAQMGMFNLLENDVSDGYVEQVAQLATFSEALLEYHQQCIDILRILTDKLLEKKEEAAIRPKMEFVPKTFADLHVEGLTTSDAMNGGNFSLHGASRAGSPVHGDGKRSQLELFPAGNPPQSANASPLPSPSKSPARTPMTRQPCCTALYDFEPENEGELGFKENDTITLIQKIDENWYEGSLNGRKGYFPVTYVQVVVPLP from the exons ATGGCGTTCGCTGGATTGAAGAAACAAATCAACAAAGCTAATCAG tatatGACGGAGAAGATGGGCGGCGCCGAGGGGACCAAGCTCGACGTCGACTTCGTTGATATGGAGAGG AAAACAGACGTGACCAACGAGTTGGTAGAAGAGTTAcaaatgaaaacgaaagaattccTTCAGCCGAATCCAACGGCAAGAGCGAAGATGGCGGCGGTCAAGGGCATTAGTAAACTCAGTGGCCAAGCAAAGGCCTCGACCTATCCTCAACCCGAAGGTGTTCTTGGCGATTGCATGCTTACATATGGCAAAAAACTAGGCGAGGATAGTATTTTCG CTCAGGCCCTTATTGAAATGGGTGATGCGATGAAGCAGATGGCCGACGTGAAATATTCCTTGGACGATAACATAAAGCAAAACTTTTTGGAACCTTTGCACCATCTGCAGACCAAGGATCTCAAGGAAGTTATG catCATCGGAAGAAACTTCAAGGAAGGCGATTGGACTTTGACTGCAAGCGAAGACGTCAAGCTAAAG CTGTGGGAAAGAGATCGGGAAGCCCACATTTTGGAAGTCCAGCAAAAACTGCACCCTACGCCG GTTCTCACGTTTCAGACGACGAGATTCGGCAGGCCGAAGAAAAGTTTGCCGAGAGTCTTCATCTTGCCCAAATGGGCATGTTCAATTTACTGGAGAACGATGTAAGTGATGGTTAT gtcGAACAAGTTGCTCAATTGGCGACATTCAGCGAAGCACTTTTAGAATATCATCAACAATGCATCGACATTTTGCGAATCCTAACTGATAAACTTTTGGAAAA gaaagaagaagcagcGATCAGACCAAAAATGGAATTCGTTCCTAAGACATTTGCTGATCTACACGTCGAAGGTTTAACAACTTCGGATGCCATGAACGGTGGGAACTTCTCCCTTCACG GAGCAAGTCGAGCCGGTTCTCCGGTCCATGGAGACGGGAAGCGTTCGCAGCTCGAACTATTCCCGGCCGGAAATCCGCCGCAATCTGCCAATG cTTCGCCATTGCCATCACCGAGCAAATCACCGGCTAGGACACCAATGACGAGACAACCATGTTGCACGGCTCTCTATGATTTTGAACCTGAGAATGAAGGAGAACTTGGATTCAAG gAAAACGATACCATCACCCTGATTCAAAAGATCGACGAGAATTGGTACGAAGGTAGCTTAAATGGACGCAAAGGATACTTCCCTGTGACTTACGTACAGGTCGTAGTACCGCTTCCCTAA
- the LOC127069289 gene encoding endophilin-A isoform X6 — protein sequence MAFAGLKKQINKANQYMTEKMGGAEGTKLDVDFVDMERKTDVTNELVEELQMKTKEFLQPNPTARAKMAAVKGISKLSGQAKASTYPQPEGVLGDCMLTYGKKLGEDSIFAQALIEMGDAMKQMADVKYSLDDNIKQNFLEPLHHLQTKDLKEVMHHRKKLQGRRLDFDCKRRRQAKGSHVSDDEIRQAEEKFAESLHLAQMGMFNLLENDVSDGYVEQVAQLATFSEALLEYHQQCIDILRILTDKLLEKKEEAAIRPKMEFVPKTFADLHVEGLTTSDAMNGGNFSLHGASRAGSPVHGDGKRSQLELFPAGNPPQSANASPLPSPSKSPARTPMTRQPCCTALYDFEPENEGELGFKENDTITLIQKIDENWYEGSLNGRKGYFPVTYVQVVVPLP from the exons ATGGCGTTCGCTGGATTGAAGAAACAAATCAACAAAGCTAATCAG tatatGACGGAGAAGATGGGCGGCGCCGAGGGGACCAAGCTCGACGTCGACTTCGTTGATATGGAGAGG AAAACAGACGTGACCAACGAGTTGGTAGAAGAGTTAcaaatgaaaacgaaagaattccTTCAGCCGAATCCAACGGCAAGAGCGAAGATGGCGGCGGTCAAGGGCATTAGTAAACTCAGTGGCCAAGCAAAGGCCTCGACCTATCCTCAACCCGAAGGTGTTCTTGGCGATTGCATGCTTACATATGGCAAAAAACTAGGCGAGGATAGTATTTTCG CTCAGGCCCTTATTGAAATGGGTGATGCGATGAAGCAGATGGCCGACGTGAAATATTCCTTGGACGATAACATAAAGCAAAACTTTTTGGAACCTTTGCACCATCTGCAGACCAAGGATCTCAAGGAAGTTATG catCATCGGAAGAAACTTCAAGGAAGGCGATTGGACTTTGACTGCAAGCGAAGACGTCAAGCTAAAG GTTCTCACGTTTCAGACGACGAGATTCGGCAGGCCGAAGAAAAGTTTGCCGAGAGTCTTCATCTTGCCCAAATGGGCATGTTCAATTTACTGGAGAACGATGTAAGTGATGGTTAT gtcGAACAAGTTGCTCAATTGGCGACATTCAGCGAAGCACTTTTAGAATATCATCAACAATGCATCGACATTTTGCGAATCCTAACTGATAAACTTTTGGAAAA gaaagaagaagcagcGATCAGACCAAAAATGGAATTCGTTCCTAAGACATTTGCTGATCTACACGTCGAAGGTTTAACAACTTCGGATGCCATGAACGGTGGGAACTTCTCCCTTCACG GAGCAAGTCGAGCCGGTTCTCCGGTCCATGGAGACGGGAAGCGTTCGCAGCTCGAACTATTCCCGGCCGGAAATCCGCCGCAATCTGCCAATG cTTCGCCATTGCCATCACCGAGCAAATCACCGGCTAGGACACCAATGACGAGACAACCATGTTGCACGGCTCTCTATGATTTTGAACCTGAGAATGAAGGAGAACTTGGATTCAAG gAAAACGATACCATCACCCTGATTCAAAAGATCGACGAGAATTGGTACGAAGGTAGCTTAAATGGACGCAAAGGATACTTCCCTGTGACTTACGTACAGGTCGTAGTACCGCTTCCCTAA